The genomic interval AGCGGACGCAGGGTGGACTTGAGCCCGTCGGCCCCGATCACAACATCGGCGTGGAAATCCACGCCGGTGGCGGTGTGGGCCACGCCCCGGCCGTCGACGGTTTCAACGCTTTCGACCATCACGTCGTTGACCAGCGTGACGCCCGCCGCCTGGCAGCCTTCGAGCAGGACCCGGTGCAAGTCGCTGCGGTGGATCACCACGTAGGGGGCGCCATAACGTTCCGCGAATTCGCCGCCGAGCGTCTGCCGGGTGAGCTCCTCGCCGGTGACGGCATCGCGGAAGACCAGGTGCCTAGGCTGGACACCGATCTCCAGCGCCTTTTCCAGCAGGCCCCAGCGCTTCAGGACGCGGGAGGCGTTGGGTGCCATCTGCAGCCCGGCGCCGACCTCGCCGAACTCGGGCGCACGCTCCACGAGAGTGACGTTCGCGCCGTTTTCACGCAGCGCGAGGGCTCCGGCCAACCCGGCCATCCCCCCGCCGATAACGAGGACATCGGTGGACGTGGCGTGCTCAGACATTGCTTGCTCCTGTGGATGGTTGAAGGGATTTTGACTTGAGTTTGAGGCCGACGGCGGCCAGCAGGATCGCGGCGATGGCGGCGGCTCCGGCGAAGGCGAGGAAGTTGGAGTTGACGCCCAGCCCGGCGGCCAGCAGGAGGCCGCCCACCTGCGGTGCGGCGACGGCGCCGATGCGGCCCATGCCCAGCGCCCAGCCCAGCGCGGTGCCGCGCAGGTGCCCGGGATAGTGGCTCGCCACCGCGGCGATGATGAGGCACTGTGTGCCGTGGGTTCCGACGCCGGCAAGGACCAGCATGAAGTAGACAGCTCCGACGGGCGGTCCGGTCACCAGGACCACCAGTGCACCTGCCGCGACGGCGGCTGCGGCGATGGCGGTGGGCATGGGACCGAACCGCGTCCCGGCCCACGCTGTCAGCACCGAGCCGGCCACAGCGCCCAGGTTCAGGGCAAGGGCGAAGGTCAGGGCGGAGCCCAGGTTGTAGCCGGCCAGCTGCATCAGGTTGGGCAGCCAGGTGCCCAGCCCGTACCAGGCGAACAGCGTGGCAATGGTGGAGACGGCGAACAGAATGCTGACGCCCAGGTAGGGGGCGCGGAGCAGGGACTTGAAGCCTGAGGGCTCCTTGCCCGTGGCGCCGTCGGTTTTCCCAGGGCTGGGCCTATCTCCGGCGCCGGACGGGGCCAGTGTCTCCGGCAGGTATTTCAGTCCCAGCGGCACCACAATCACCAGGGCCAGCACGGCCACAAGGAACATGGCTTCCCAGCCGAAAGCAGGGATCAGACCGATGCCAACGAGGGCGGCGATGGACCCGCCGATCGGGACACCGGACATCATTAGGGTGGCGATGAGCGACCGCCATTTGGCGGGGACCAGTTCGGCCACGAGCGCATTTGCCGAGGGCACCAGACCGCCGAGCCCGATGCCGGCGAGGAGCCGCAGGATGCCGAAGATGGCCGCGTTCGGAGCGAAGGCGCAAAGGACCGTGAAGGCGGAGAAGACCACCGCGCAGCCGAGGACGGTCCGGCGGCGTCCCCAGGAGTCGGCCATCCGGCCGGCGAAGATGGCGCCGATCATCATGCCGACGAAAGCCATGGATCCGATGGTTCCGGCGGTGGCCTTGCTCAGTCCCCAGCCGGTGTCCGAGATCAGGGCGGACTGGACGGTGCCGTAAACGATCAGGTCATAGCCGTCGAAGACGACGAGCAGCCAGCAGACGAGCACTGCGGCGGCCGAGCCTTTGGAGAAACGGGATGCCTGCCCGCCGGCGGACGTGGGGGCAGGGGCCCCGGAGGAAGATCGCCGCGGCGCTGCAGCAGGAAGTGTGTGATTCATCCCACTAGGGTCGGGTGCGGCGCAGGTGAACCACAATACAATTCTGATGTGCAGAAGAAACGCAGCTCCCCCGCGGTGTCGGCCCCGGCCCGGACCTCGGCCCAGAAAAGGCCCGTGCAAAAGCGGCCCACCTACTCCATCGAGGCAGTGGACAACGCCCTGCAGCTCCTTCAGCTGCTGCGCGACGGCGGGACGCTGCGGCTCAAGGATGCTGCCGCGGAGCTGGGCGTGGCCCCGTCCACGGCCCACCGCCTCCTGGCGATGCTGGTTTACCGGGGGTTCGCGGTGCAGGACGAAAACCGGCGTTACGTTCCGGGGCCGGCGATGGGCGTGGGCCCTGCCGGACTGGGCTGGACCCGGCTGCTCCGCTCCCTCGCCCAGCCGCACATGGAGCTACTCTCCGCCCAACTCAACGAGACGGTCAACCTCATGGTCCGGGTGGGCACAAAAGTGCGTTTCCTCGCCACCGTGGAAGGCAACAACGTGCTGCGCGTCGGGGACCGGCAGGGACAGGTAATGCCGGCGAACAAAACCTCCGGAGGCAAGGCCATGCTTGGCGAACTGGAACCGCCAATGATCGAACAGCTCTTCCGCAGCAACAATGCCGAAATTGGCGGGGACACGATTCCTTCCGCGGAGTACCCGGCGTTCCTGCGCGAGCTTGAGTCCATCCGCAGCAACGGCTTCGCGGCCAACTTTGAAGGCACAGAGGATGGCGTGAGTGCCCTCGGCATCGCGCTGCACAACCGCCACGGGCACGTAGTCGGCGCGCTCAGCGTCGCCACTCCCGCGACCCGGTTCCGCAGGGTGTTCGACGCCGGGCTCGTCCCCGCCCTGCGGGAGACCTGCCGGCAGCTGGAGATCGATATCGCGGCTAACCCGGCAGAGCCGGACTGAGCCTCCAGCAGTCCGGCCACATCAGGCCGAACAGATGATTCTGGCCAGCAGAATATGCTGGGGATCACACCGCTCCATCCGTAGGGTCGAACTACGCCAAAAAACTGTTCGGACCTATCGAGGAGGCCTACGTGTCCATCAGCGCCGAGAACACGACCCATGAATCCGTGGCTGCCAGCCATGCGTTGCCGGAGCCAACGCCGGAGGAGGCCGCCCAGCTTGCCCAGTTGTACCGGGACTTCGAGGCGGAGAACCTGGTTCCGTTGTGGACGGAGATCGGGGACCTGATGCCGATGGTCCCGTCCCCGAAGGCGGTGCCGCATGTGTGGCGCTGGAACGACCTGTACCCGCTGGCTGCCCGTGCCGGGGACCTGGTCCCGGTGGGCCGGGGCGGCGAGCGGCGGGCCATCGCCCTCGCCAACCCCGGCCT from Pseudarthrobacter sp. SSS035 carries:
- a CDS encoding aromatic acid/H+ symport family MFS transporter; translation: MNHTLPAAAPRRSSSGAPAPTSAGGQASRFSKGSAAAVLVCWLLVVFDGYDLIVYGTVQSALISDTGWGLSKATAGTIGSMAFVGMMIGAIFAGRMADSWGRRRTVLGCAVVFSAFTVLCAFAPNAAIFGILRLLAGIGLGGLVPSANALVAELVPAKWRSLIATLMMSGVPIGGSIAALVGIGLIPAFGWEAMFLVAVLALVIVVPLGLKYLPETLAPSGAGDRPSPGKTDGATGKEPSGFKSLLRAPYLGVSILFAVSTIATLFAWYGLGTWLPNLMQLAGYNLGSALTFALALNLGAVAGSVLTAWAGTRFGPMPTAIAAAAVAAGALVVLVTGPPVGAVYFMLVLAGVGTHGTQCLIIAAVASHYPGHLRGTALGWALGMGRIGAVAAPQVGGLLLAAGLGVNSNFLAFAGAAAIAAILLAAVGLKLKSKSLQPSTGASNV
- a CDS encoding IclR family transcriptional regulator, whose translation is MSAPARTSAQKRPVQKRPTYSIEAVDNALQLLQLLRDGGTLRLKDAAAELGVAPSTAHRLLAMLVYRGFAVQDENRRYVPGPAMGVGPAGLGWTRLLRSLAQPHMELLSAQLNETVNLMVRVGTKVRFLATVEGNNVLRVGDRQGQVMPANKTSGGKAMLGELEPPMIEQLFRSNNAEIGGDTIPSAEYPAFLRELESIRSNGFAANFEGTEDGVSALGIALHNRHGHVVGALSVATPATRFRRVFDAGLVPALRETCRQLEIDIAANPAEPD